Proteins encoded within one genomic window of Vanrija pseudolonga chromosome 3, complete sequence:
- the serA_1 gene encoding D-3-phosphoglycerate dehydrogenase, giving the protein MTRRSTPAPKPVVLIAETLSPATLKALGKDVIVRHVDGTDRPALLAALHDADAVLIRSATQIDAEALAAAPQLRVVARAGVGLDNVDIKAATRAGVMVVNAPTSNIISAAELTIGHILSLARRIPAAHASLSAGQWKRSAFNGTELYEKTLGIIGLGRIGGLISARMQAFGMKVVAYDPYITTTRAQQLGVEILSLNDLLKRADFITIHMPKTPETTGMISTEQLKIMKPTACVINVARGGLIDEDALFTALSTNVIGGAGLDVFSSEPPTDKRLLSLPNVVVTPHLGASTEEAQEKAGVSVAKSVLLALNGELVPDAVNVAGGAIDTYVRPGIPLTEKLGQFLAALARSAPITNLDVEVHGELAAFDVSALKLAALKGLFTNIVSGQVSYVNAPLLAEQRGINVRLITSNKSDDYRNVITLKGSLSDGQLVSVSGTLTGPKQIEKLVGINGYAVELPFETYHIILVYQDRPGIVAVYGKHFGEAGINIAGMQIARDEAGGSALSVLTVDSPVPEDMLNTVSKAISATTLHQIEITE; this is encoded by the exons ATGACGAGACGCAGCACCCCAGCACCCAAGCCAGTCGTGCTCATCGCCGAGACCCTCTCGCCCGCGACActcaaggcgctcggcaaggacgtCATCGTGCGGCACGTCGACGGGACGGATCGCCCGGCGCTCCTGGCCGCcctgcacgacgccgacgcggtgctcATCCGCTCCGCGACGCagatcgacgccgaggccctcgctgctgctccccaGCTGCGGGTCGTTGCGCGTGCCGGTGTCGGACTGGACAATGTCGACATCAAGGCGGCGacccgcgccggcgtcatGGTCGTCAACGCGCCCACGTCCAACATCATctcggcggccgagctgaccATCGGGCATATCTtgtcgctcgcgcgccgcatccccgccgcgcacgcgtCCCTCTCCGCCGGGCAGTGGAAGCGCTCGGCGTTCAACGGCACCGAGCTGTACGAGAAGACGCTGGGCATCATCGGGCTCGGGCGCATCGGCGGGCTCATCAGCGCGCGCATGCAGGCGTTCGGCATGAAGGTCGTCGCGTACGACCCGTACATCACCACTactcgcgcgcagcagcttGGTGTCGAGATCCTCTCGCTTAACGACCTCCTCAAGCGCGCCGACTTTATCACGATCCACATGCCCAAGACGCCCGAGACGACGGGCATGATCTCGaccgagcagctcaagaTCATGAAGCCGACCGCGTGCGTCATCAACGTTGCGCGTGGCGGCCTGATCGACGAGGACGCACTCTTCACTGCTCTGTCAACCAACGTGATCGGCGGGGCGGGCCTCGACGTCTTCAGCTCCGAGCCGCCGACCGACAAGAGGCTCCTTTCGCTCCCCAACGTCGTGGTCACGccgcacctcggcgccagcacgGAGGAGGCGCAGGAGAAGGCCGGCGTGTCGGTCGCCAAGAGTGTGCTGCTCGCCCTCAACGGTGAGCTCgtccccgacgccgtcaacgtcgcgggcggcgcgatcgACACGTACGTCCGCCCCGGCATTCCTTTGACCGAGAAGCTTGGCCAGTTCCTTGCCGCCCTGGCGCGCTCAGCGCCAATCAccaacctcgacgtcgaagtccacggcgagctcgccgcgttTGACGTGTCTGCGCTCAAGCTtgcggcgctcaagggcctGTTCACCAACATTGTCAGCGGGCAGGTGTCGTACGTCAACGCCCCTCtactcgccgagcagcgcggtATCAAC GTCCGCCTCATCACGTCCAACAAGTCGGACGACTACCGCAACGTCATCACGCTCAAGGGCTCGCTGTCGGACGGCCAGCTCGTCTCCGTGTCGGGCACGCTCACCGGCCCGAAGCAGATCGAGAAGCTGGTCGGGATCAACGGgtacgccgtcgagctcccCTTTGAGACGTACCACATCATCCTCGTGTACCAGGACCGCCCGGGTATCGTCGCCGTCTACGGCAAGCATttcggcgaggcgggcatcAACATTGCCGGCATGCAGATTGCGCgtgacgaggccggcgggaGCGCCCTGTCCGTCCTCACGGTCGATTCGCCCGTGCCCGAGGACATGCTCAACACGGTCAGCAAGGCCATCTCGGCGACCACCCTCCACCAGATCGAGATCACCGAGTAG